From the Dendrosporobacter quercicolus genome, one window contains:
- a CDS encoding sigma-54-dependent Fis family transcriptional regulator codes for MLKAELVIDHTVAAWKKFMAAGKYKTAPAFVRTEIMESWLRCRQASVDPYNDTLHRKLEAACLQAMLEKNRKLIDIAKPFMVNLYHFVQGSGFVVVLTDPRGYIMEILGDRDALINPMTVNFFQGAGWSETEAGSNAIGTALVLKKPIQVSGSEHYCRKHHCLTCSAAPILDFQGKVLGILNVSGASEAAHLHTLGMVVAATEAIMAQISIRKKNSELRVINKRLTNIFNTMSDGVIMLDGNGAITELNPVAKTILGSSSGKGEIESGMSAEKVLGAGSHFIRRMLQDKEACLDVELTLDATRGLNRCLASGEPVTDEWGTVTGGIVILRPIEKIQNLVNRFSGHYGTLQFSDIIGDSKGILEAIRIASLAAASMSNVLLQGESGTGKEIFAQAIHNRSERRSGPFIAVNCGAIPRELIGSELFGYAEGAFTGAKRGGKPGKFELAAGGTLFLDEIGDMPLEHQVALLRVLQEKKVSRIGCNNVTPVDVRVICATNKFLLEEVDKGTFRKDLYYRLDVISITIPPLRERADDIVALFYYFLEKLDKHGRTFVVQPEVIQQIVRYDWPGNVRELQNVVERIISLTEGQNVRLLNLPADIRSCQSSPRQDSDGAGTPNCSRKQRRQVLEDKEKQDILALLTAHGGNVSLTARAMGIARNTLYRKMKQYGIDN; via the coding sequence ATGCTTAAAGCAGAGCTTGTGATTGACCATACGGTAGCGGCCTGGAAAAAATTTATGGCCGCAGGAAAATACAAAACCGCTCCAGCCTTCGTGCGGACGGAAATAATGGAATCATGGCTGCGCTGCCGTCAAGCCAGTGTTGATCCGTACAACGATACGCTCCACCGTAAGCTGGAGGCCGCCTGTCTTCAGGCCATGCTGGAAAAAAACCGGAAGCTGATTGATATTGCCAAACCGTTTATGGTTAACCTATATCACTTTGTGCAAGGCTCAGGCTTCGTGGTGGTATTGACCGATCCCCGGGGGTATATCATGGAGATTCTGGGCGACCGCGATGCCTTAATCAATCCCATGACGGTTAACTTTTTTCAGGGTGCTGGCTGGAGCGAGACCGAGGCGGGCAGTAATGCGATCGGAACGGCTCTGGTGCTCAAAAAACCTATTCAAGTCTCCGGTTCGGAGCATTATTGCCGCAAGCATCACTGTTTGACCTGTTCCGCCGCCCCGATTCTGGATTTCCAGGGAAAAGTCCTGGGAATTCTCAACGTGTCCGGCGCTTCGGAAGCCGCCCACCTGCATACCCTGGGCATGGTTGTCGCCGCTACTGAAGCCATTATGGCCCAAATCAGCATCAGGAAAAAAAACAGTGAATTAAGGGTCATTAACAAGCGCCTTACCAATATCTTCAATACAATGTCCGATGGCGTAATTATGCTTGACGGGAACGGCGCTATCACTGAACTGAACCCTGTAGCCAAAACCATCCTCGGTTCCTCCTCCGGCAAAGGCGAGATCGAATCCGGCATGTCGGCTGAAAAGGTGCTGGGCGCGGGCAGCCATTTCATCCGAAGAATGCTGCAGGATAAGGAAGCCTGCCTTGATGTGGAGCTTACGCTTGACGCCACTCGCGGTTTAAACCGTTGCCTGGCCTCGGGAGAGCCGGTCACCGACGAGTGGGGAACGGTAACCGGCGGCATTGTTATATTACGGCCAATTGAAAAAATTCAAAATTTGGTTAACCGGTTCAGCGGGCACTACGGAACGTTGCAGTTTAGTGACATCATCGGGGACAGCAAGGGAATTCTGGAAGCCATTCGCATCGCTTCGCTGGCCGCAGCGTCGATGTCCAACGTCCTGCTCCAGGGAGAAAGCGGCACCGGCAAGGAAATCTTCGCCCAGGCCATTCATAACCGAAGCGAACGCCGGTCCGGCCCGTTTATTGCCGTCAATTGCGGGGCAATTCCCCGGGAGCTGATCGGCAGTGAACTTTTCGGTTATGCGGAAGGCGCCTTTACCGGCGCCAAACGCGGCGGAAAGCCGGGCAAGTTTGAGCTGGCGGCCGGCGGCACGCTGTTTCTCGATGAAATCGGCGATATGCCGTTAGAGCATCAGGTAGCTTTGCTGCGCGTGCTGCAGGAGAAAAAAGTCAGCAGGATTGGCTGTAACAACGTAACGCCCGTTGATGTCCGGGTCATCTGCGCCACCAACAAATTTTTGCTGGAGGAAGTCGACAAAGGCACGTTCCGCAAAGATTTGTATTATCGTCTGGATGTTATCTCCATCACGATACCGCCGCTAAGAGAACGGGCTGACGATATTGTGGCCCTGTTTTATTATTTTCTGGAAAAACTGGATAAGCACGGACGGACTTTTGTCGTTCAGCCGGAGGTAATCCAGCAGATTGTAAGATATGACTGGCCGGGTAATGTCCGCGAACTGCAAAATGTCGTCGAACGGATTATCAGCCTGACAGAGGGTCAAAACGTCAGGCTGCTCAACCTGCCGGCTGATATCCGGTCCTGCCAGTCTTCCCCGCGCCAGGACAGTGACGGTGCGGGAACGCCTAACTGTAGCAGAAAACAGCGGCGGCAAGTGCTGGAAGATAAAGAAAAGCAGGATATTCTCGCCCTGCTGACCGCCCATGGCGGCAATGTCAGTCTAACAGCACGGGCAATGGGCATTGCCCGGAATACGCTATACCGGAAAATGAAGCAGTATGGAATTGATAACTAA
- a CDS encoding small basic family protein, translated as MLLPIAGLIAGLLIGSFLPVSMPAEYAKYLSVALLAALDSVFGGLRAAVEKKFDNLVFITGFFTNTMMAAGLVYIGERIGIDLYYVALLTFGLRLFQNLAILRRHFLKH; from the coding sequence ATGCTGTTACCTATTGCCGGCCTGATCGCCGGTCTCTTAATCGGCAGTTTTTTACCCGTCAGCATGCCTGCCGAATATGCCAAATATCTGTCCGTTGCCCTGCTCGCTGCCTTGGACTCCGTATTTGGCGGCTTACGCGCGGCAGTTGAGAAAAAATTCGACAATCTGGTATTCATTACCGGCTTTTTTACCAACACCATGATGGCCGCCGGACTCGTCTATATCGGCGAACGGATCGGCATTGACCTCTATTATGTCGCCCTGCTGACCTTTGGCCTCCGGCTGTTTCAAAACCTGGCCATTCTGCGCCGCCATTTCTTAAAGCATTAA
- a CDS encoding DUF881 domain-containing protein, whose amino-acid sequence MLKTGQLSLASVCLILGIMLAVQFRTTEDLRSSVHFQRAEDLTQRLIKVEKERNDLQNQILELRQAASDHSTAAQQLEAIKQEAGLVPLQGKGVIVTVDDTKPTAPASSKKPNIFLIKDEDLLKVLNELRAAGAEAISINNQRLIASSEIRTAGDHISVNNTSMAAPFEIKAIGDPATLENSLKMRGGIVETMQFWNIQVSVKQQDEIEIPAYKGSFRFHYAQPVKEESK is encoded by the coding sequence TTGCTAAAAACAGGACAACTCTCCCTTGCTTCGGTCTGCCTTATCTTAGGCATTATGTTGGCCGTACAGTTCCGCACCACTGAAGACCTCCGCTCCTCCGTCCATTTCCAGCGAGCCGAAGATTTAACCCAGCGTTTGATCAAAGTGGAAAAAGAACGCAATGATTTACAAAACCAGATCCTGGAGCTGCGTCAGGCCGCCAGCGATCATTCCACCGCGGCGCAGCAGCTGGAAGCGATTAAACAGGAAGCCGGTCTGGTGCCGCTGCAGGGTAAAGGCGTTATTGTCACCGTTGACGACACTAAGCCTACCGCCCCTGCCAGCAGTAAAAAACCAAATATCTTTCTGATTAAGGATGAGGACCTGCTCAAAGTTCTTAACGAATTGCGAGCCGCTGGCGCTGAAGCTATTTCGATTAACAATCAGCGCCTTATCGCCTCCTCGGAAATCCGCACAGCCGGCGATCATATATCGGTCAACAATACGAGCATGGCGGCGCCGTTTGAAATTAAAGCCATCGGCGATCCGGCAACACTGGAAAATTCCCTGAAAATGCGGGGCGGAATTGTTGAAACGATGCAATTCTGGAATATTCAGGTTTCAGTAAAGCAGCAAGATGAAATAGAAATTCCGGCATACAAAGGCTCATTCCGCTTTCATTACGCCCAGCCGGTAAAGGAGGAGAGCAAGTAA
- a CDS encoding cytochrome c biogenesis CcdA family protein: MELAAAATAFIAGLLSFLSPCVLAAFPAYSAFLTTGRRPGTAVRALAWRNVLLFISGFMLVFIAVGAGAVSLGQALTEHHHLLHKTGAVFMLVTGLHFSGLITLSRFRQDCRPQLSGCAAPWSSFLLGILSTLVWTPCNLPLLIPVLFYAGSSPSLSSGVALLLIYALGFSIPFAALTLLLQSCLNKLRGIQPYLQLLPRLAGMVLVIAGLAILLGHFE; encoded by the coding sequence ATGGAACTTGCTGCTGCAGCCACCGCCTTCATTGCCGGCTTACTGTCGTTTTTGTCCCCTTGCGTACTGGCGGCCTTCCCTGCTTACAGCGCTTTTTTAACGACAGGCCGCCGGCCGGGCACTGCCGTACGGGCGCTTGCCTGGCGCAATGTCCTGCTGTTTATCAGCGGCTTTATGCTGGTGTTTATCGCTGTCGGGGCCGGTGCAGTCTCTCTGGGGCAAGCGCTGACCGAGCATCATCATCTGCTGCATAAAACCGGAGCCGTATTCATGCTGGTCACAGGGCTCCACTTCAGCGGCCTGATCACTCTGAGCCGGTTCAGGCAGGACTGCCGCCCGCAGCTTTCCGGCTGCGCCGCTCCCTGGAGCAGTTTCCTGCTGGGCATACTTTCCACCCTGGTCTGGACGCCGTGCAATCTGCCGTTGCTCATTCCGGTTCTGTTTTATGCCGGCAGTTCACCGTCATTGTCGTCAGGCGTTGCCCTGCTGCTAATTTATGCGCTCGGTTTTTCCATCCCCTTTGCCGCCCTGACCCTCCTGCTGCAGTCCTGCTTAAACAAACTGCGCGGCATACAACCTTACCTGCAGTTACTGCCGCGCCTTGCCGGCATGGTTCTGGTGATTGCCGGACTGGCAATTCTGCTCGGGCATTTTGAGTAG
- a CDS encoding class I SAM-dependent methyltransferase has translation MTERVEFLVKFIREPRKIGSITPSSVFLTRKMLARLPWNELGTIVELGAGTGVFTKYIADNKKTATEVVVIEQDFRMRESLRERYPSFYYGARAEQLAGLLNAYHLPPADCIVSGLPFAAFDVRLRERILTAVTQSLQQDGVFIAFQYSLQMRKILQQHFSEVRIGFVPLNMPPAFVYYCKK, from the coding sequence ATGACCGAAAGAGTGGAATTTTTAGTTAAATTTATCAGGGAACCTAGAAAGATTGGCAGTATTACGCCCAGTTCAGTTTTTTTGACCAGGAAGATGCTGGCCCGGCTGCCCTGGAATGAGCTTGGCACCATTGTTGAGCTGGGGGCTGGAACAGGCGTATTTACCAAATATATTGCCGATAACAAAAAGACAGCAACCGAGGTTGTGGTGATAGAGCAGGATTTTCGAATGAGGGAGTCGCTGCGAGAAAGGTATCCGTCCTTTTACTATGGCGCCAGGGCTGAGCAGTTGGCCGGTTTACTGAATGCTTATCATTTGCCGCCGGCTGATTGTATTGTGTCGGGGCTGCCTTTTGCGGCTTTCGACGTCAGGCTGCGCGAACGGATACTGACGGCAGTGACGCAGTCCCTGCAGCAGGACGGTGTTTTTATTGCTTTTCAGTATTCGCTGCAGATGCGCAAAATTCTTCAGCAGCATTTCAGTGAGGTGCGGATTGGTTTTGTGCCGCTGAACATGCCGCCGGCGTTCGTTTATTACTGCAAAAAATAG
- a CDS encoding TolC family protein, producing the protein MKKSKWKKGSSSILAVLLLVWAAVPALAAEVQDTLTLEQVLQAAVASNPQVVESQKRLEEKQARIGLATALPNPEFGVMKDDIPRLNPFDAMMTEYSLTQEIMNPAKLKAMGRMADSDARMAAADYRDKQMAVYTAAKEAYYDLLYADKALEIEKENQRLMGQLVQIAQVNYSTGMTPLQDALRAQNEFSKMTADLLSMAAMGAVAKAKVNYVIGRPADTPLAVKEEFTAPPPDFDLAKLQTQAQAAKPAVVSMERQVDMAQNGVELARKQQLPDYQLTLSYKDKKQTAMSMESDTWAVEVMVMLPLWHSKNKAEIKAASANLAASQAALTDMRNMTGLDLQMALTEAQSAWRRIDLFKTTVIPQAEQTYQAGVVGYTNGKVDFMAVLDSLVALRNAKLDYYKARVDYEKAAANLEKAVGKPLFAAGVRL; encoded by the coding sequence ATGAAAAAGAGTAAGTGGAAAAAAGGGAGTAGTTCAATCTTGGCCGTGCTGTTGCTGGTATGGGCAGCCGTTCCGGCTCTGGCGGCTGAAGTTCAGGACACGCTGACCTTGGAGCAAGTTCTTCAGGCCGCGGTAGCCAGCAACCCGCAAGTGGTTGAAAGTCAAAAACGCCTGGAGGAAAAGCAAGCGCGGATTGGTCTGGCCACCGCCCTGCCCAATCCGGAATTTGGCGTTATGAAAGACGATATACCCCGTCTTAACCCGTTTGATGCGATGATGACCGAATATAGCCTTACCCAGGAGATTATGAATCCTGCAAAACTTAAGGCGATGGGCAGAATGGCGGACAGCGACGCCCGGATGGCGGCTGCCGATTACCGGGATAAGCAGATGGCAGTGTATACTGCGGCCAAGGAAGCCTATTATGATCTGCTGTATGCCGATAAGGCGCTGGAAATTGAAAAGGAAAATCAGCGGTTGATGGGGCAATTGGTTCAAATTGCCCAGGTTAACTATTCAACCGGCATGACGCCGCTGCAGGATGCGCTCCGGGCGCAGAACGAGTTTTCAAAGATGACGGCTGATTTGCTGAGTATGGCGGCAATGGGGGCGGTGGCCAAGGCTAAGGTGAATTATGTTATCGGCCGGCCGGCTGATACGCCGTTGGCGGTGAAAGAAGAATTCACCGCGCCGCCGCCTGATTTTGACCTGGCTAAGCTGCAAACCCAGGCGCAGGCCGCCAAGCCCGCAGTGGTAAGCATGGAACGTCAGGTCGATATGGCCCAAAACGGGGTGGAACTGGCGCGCAAGCAGCAATTGCCCGATTATCAACTGACGCTTTCTTATAAAGATAAAAAACAAACGGCGATGTCGATGGAATCCGATACCTGGGCGGTTGAGGTGATGGTGATGCTGCCGCTGTGGCACAGTAAAAATAAAGCCGAAATCAAGGCCGCTTCCGCCAATCTGGCAGCGTCTCAGGCCGCCCTGACCGACATGCGGAATATGACCGGACTGGATTTGCAGATGGCGCTGACAGAGGCGCAGTCGGCCTGGCGCCGGATTGACTTGTTTAAAACGACGGTCATTCCCCAGGCTGAGCAGACCTACCAGGCCGGCGTGGTAGGCTATACCAATGGCAAGGTGGATTTTATGGCCGTTTTGGACAGCCTCGTCGCCTTGCGCAATGCCAAGCTGGATTATTATAAAGCCCGCGTCGACTATGAGAAGGCAGCGGCTAACCTGGAAAAAGCGGTTGGCAAGCCGCTGTTTGCCGCCGGGGTAAGGTTATAA
- a CDS encoding efflux RND transporter periplasmic adaptor subunit, with protein sequence MSDRARSKQKMLAGAIAAVLALGGAGYYYAVQPVKTMVVNHSDHQAAAPVTASGDVVTLDARARQLAGVQTAQAAARVLTKELKATGKIDFNASGQTYITSRIEGRVDELYVTADGAYIAPGQAIAAVYSPTYIAAQEEYLLTLENVRRLRDAGEDVVQINNRLRDAARRKLQLLNASEQDITRLEHTRQAQDHMTIYAQFGGTVLEKQVLPGTYIMPGDKLYSLSDLSSVWLYADIYEKDLAGITPGQPVAVTSSAYPGETFSGRVTLIHPVLDDATRTVKVRVELANPAGKLKPNMLVQAAVRIPLGEKLVVPESSLLDTGSRKIVFVAQNDRTFVKRDIVTGQAAEGYIQVLSGLQAGETVVTAAAFLLDSQTQLGSFGSHAGHGAAGGQTTPAPDAGQHSGHSGH encoded by the coding sequence ATGAGTGATCGAGCGCGGAGTAAACAAAAGATGCTGGCCGGCGCAATTGCTGCTGTTCTGGCTTTGGGCGGGGCGGGCTATTATTATGCCGTCCAGCCGGTAAAAACAATGGTGGTCAATCACAGCGACCATCAGGCGGCCGCTCCGGTGACGGCCAGCGGTGATGTGGTTACACTTGACGCCAGGGCCAGGCAACTGGCCGGAGTGCAAACGGCCCAGGCCGCAGCCAGGGTGTTGACAAAAGAACTAAAGGCCACCGGCAAAATTGATTTTAATGCCAGTGGGCAGACCTATATTACCTCCCGGATTGAAGGACGGGTTGATGAACTGTATGTGACTGCCGACGGGGCGTATATTGCTCCCGGCCAGGCCATTGCCGCCGTATACAGCCCTACTTATATCGCCGCTCAGGAAGAGTATCTGCTGACACTGGAAAACGTACGGAGGTTAAGGGATGCCGGTGAAGACGTTGTTCAGATCAACAACCGTCTAAGGGATGCCGCCAGGCGGAAGCTGCAATTGCTGAACGCGTCCGAGCAGGATATTACCCGCCTGGAACACACCCGGCAGGCGCAGGACCATATGACCATTTATGCTCAGTTTGGCGGAACAGTATTGGAAAAGCAGGTATTGCCCGGCACGTATATCATGCCTGGCGATAAACTCTACAGCCTGTCGGATTTGAGCAGCGTGTGGCTGTATGCCGATATTTATGAAAAAGATTTGGCCGGTATTACGCCGGGGCAGCCGGTTGCAGTAACCAGCAGCGCCTATCCGGGCGAAACCTTCAGCGGCCGGGTGACTCTTATTCATCCGGTACTGGATGATGCGACGAGAACTGTTAAAGTACGGGTGGAACTGGCCAATCCAGCCGGAAAATTAAAGCCGAATATGCTGGTCCAGGCGGCAGTCCGGATTCCATTGGGCGAGAAACTGGTTGTACCTGAGTCGAGCCTGCTGGATACCGGCAGCCGTAAAATTGTTTTTGTAGCTCAGAATGACCGTACTTTTGTTAAACGGGACATCGTGACCGGCCAGGCAGCCGAGGGCTATATCCAGGTGCTGTCCGGCCTGCAAGCGGGTGAAACGGTGGTAACCGCAGCTGCTTTCCTGCTTGATTCCCAGACCCAGCTGGGCAGCTTCGGCAGCCATGCCGGGCATGGCGCGGCGGGCGGCCAGACTACGCCGGCCCCTGACGCTGGTCAACATAGCGGCCACAGCGGTCATTAA